Proteins encoded within one genomic window of Bombina bombina isolate aBomBom1 chromosome 1, aBomBom1.pri, whole genome shotgun sequence:
- the LOC128640272 gene encoding chymotrypsinogen A-like, translating to MAFLWLVSCLALFSAAYGCGVQKISPVVTGYARIVNGEEAVSGSWPWQVSLQDRTGWHYCGGSLINSGWVVTAAHCGVLLSDKVVLGEHDRSSSAEAIQSLAVSKVFTHPQWNSNTISNDISLLKLATPAVLGDRVAPICLADIGEEYVGGRLCVTSGWGKTRYNAFTTPSKLQQTALPLLTNTQCKTYWGSNILDSMICAGAAGSSSCMGDSGGPLVCQENGSWTLVGIVSWGSSTCNTSNPGVYARVTFLRSWVDEILAAN from the exons ATGGCATTCCTTTGGCTTGTTTCCTGTTTGGCTTTGTTCAGTGCGGCCTATG GCTGCGGTGTTCAAAAGATTTCACCTGTGGTGACTGGATATGCCAGAATTGTTAATGGTGAAGAGGCTGTCTCAGGTTCTTGGCCTTGGCAAGTCTCCCTGCAG GACAGAACCGGATGGCACTATTGCGGTGGCTCTCTCATTAACAGTGGATGGGTGGTGACTGCTGCTCACTGTGGCGTGTT GTTAAGTGACAAGGTGGTTCTAGGAGAACACGATAGAAGTTCAAGTGCTGAAGCCATCCAGTCTCTGGCTGTATCTAag GTCTTTACTCACCCCCAATGGAACTCTAACACAATTAGCAATGATATCTCCCTGTTAAAACTCGCCACTCCTGCTGTTCTCGGTGATAGAGTCGCTCCAATTTGCTTGGCCGACATTGGAGAAGAGTATGTTGGTGGTCGTCTGTGTGTGACCAGTGGATGGGGAAAGACCAGATACAATG CATTCACAACCCCCAGCAAACTGCAGCAGACCGCTCTGCCCCTGCTGACCAACACTCAGTGTAAGACCTACTGGGGCAGCAATATCCTTGATTCCATGATCTGCGCAGGAGCTGCCGGTTCCTCATCCTGCATG GGTGACTCTGGTGGACCCCTTGTGTGCCAAGAAAATGGATCTTGGACCCTAGTTGGTATTGTGTCCTGGGGAAGCAGCACCTGCAATACTTCCAACCCTGGTGTCTACGCTCGTGTTACCTTCCTCCGTTCCTGGGTGGACGAGATCCTTGCTGCCAACTAA